From the genome of Deinococcus cellulosilyticus NBRC 106333 = KACC 11606, one region includes:
- the recD2 gene encoding SF1B family DNA helicase RecD2 — protein sequence MVDLGEQLHVTGKALKVRFRAETGFTILSADIQNQQARDVDATLVGMMPPIDAGDPFEAELIVQEHPEYGYQYKVVNLFLKDDTADMTEEGIAAYLEAKVSGVGPKLSKRIVDFFGQQTFEVIELEPEKLLQVPGVTRSTIMKVQASWDERHGERKLITGLQSMGLSISQAQRAIKQFGSMALEVLKNDIYALTEVEGLGFQTADRLALEKGMVPTDPRRLMAAAVYAMQQAMQQAGHTYLPKQRAVRGLKYYTGISDKLAETSLQEALDAGRIMQEGERIYLPNALKNEKALAEVISELLSEPPEAPWRVPTKAVKDLSEEQARVLDLLTDHRLVVLSGGPGTGKSYTTRKVVELAENLGLEVGLCAPTGKAARRLMEMTLHPASTIHRLLSYGPEGFRFGQLEPLPYDLIIVDEVSMCGDGLMLALLTAVAPGARILLVGDADQLPPVDYGMPLSTLTQVAPTVWLTQIYRQAQDSPIIRAAHQIKNGQVPDFAYREFRHIPVESDTGARRVALLVDSLGGPRKVQVLTPMKKGPLGVVALNQALQSMFNPGSEGTRVGEYLLRVGDIVVQTKNDYQNEVFNGTLGLVIREGSGKVQIDFEGNVVEMSGAEIYHLHLGYALTVHRSQGSEWDTVVSVLHDTHYNMLSRELAYTAVTRAKNTFVAVGTENAWSIASTRRREVRYSGLLDRIKKILG from the coding sequence ATGGTGGATCTCGGCGAACAACTTCACGTCACAGGCAAGGCATTGAAAGTGCGCTTCCGCGCAGAAACAGGCTTCACCATCCTCAGCGCGGACATTCAGAACCAGCAGGCCCGCGATGTCGATGCCACCCTGGTGGGCATGATGCCGCCCATCGACGCCGGAGACCCCTTTGAAGCAGAATTGATTGTTCAGGAGCACCCGGAGTACGGCTACCAGTACAAGGTGGTCAACCTGTTTTTGAAGGACGACACTGCAGACATGACCGAAGAAGGCATTGCCGCCTATCTGGAGGCCAAGGTGTCTGGGGTGGGTCCCAAACTCTCCAAGCGCATTGTGGATTTTTTCGGTCAGCAGACCTTCGAGGTCATTGAACTTGAACCCGAGAAGTTGCTGCAGGTTCCTGGGGTCACCCGTTCCACCATCATGAAGGTGCAGGCGTCCTGGGACGAGCGGCACGGGGAGCGCAAACTGATCACCGGGCTGCAATCCATGGGCCTGAGCATCTCGCAGGCGCAGAGGGCCATCAAGCAGTTTGGCAGCATGGCCCTGGAAGTCCTCAAGAATGACATCTATGCCCTTACAGAGGTGGAGGGTCTGGGTTTTCAGACTGCAGACCGTCTTGCGCTGGAAAAAGGCATGGTTCCCACCGATCCCAGACGCCTGATGGCTGCAGCAGTGTACGCCATGCAGCAGGCGATGCAGCAGGCAGGACACACCTATCTGCCAAAACAACGGGCCGTGCGGGGCCTGAAATATTACACCGGAATCAGCGACAAACTGGCAGAAACCTCCCTGCAAGAAGCCCTGGATGCCGGGCGCATCATGCAGGAAGGTGAGCGGATTTACCTTCCCAATGCCCTGAAAAACGAAAAGGCCCTGGCAGAGGTGATTTCTGAACTGCTGTCTGAGCCTCCAGAAGCCCCCTGGCGTGTCCCCACCAAGGCCGTCAAAGACCTCAGTGAAGAACAGGCCCGGGTGCTGGACCTGCTGACGGATCACCGTCTGGTGGTGCTCTCCGGAGGTCCCGGCACCGGCAAAAGCTACACCACCCGCAAAGTGGTGGAACTCGCTGAAAACCTGGGCCTGGAGGTGGGCTTGTGTGCCCCCACAGGCAAGGCGGCCCGCAGGTTGATGGAGATGACCCTGCACCCGGCCAGCACCATCCACAGGCTGCTGAGTTATGGCCCAGAGGGGTTCCGTTTCGGGCAACTGGAGCCTCTTCCTTACGACCTGATCATTGTGGACGAGGTGTCCATGTGCGGAGATGGCCTGATGCTGGCCCTGCTCACCGCAGTGGCCCCGGGCGCACGCATTCTGCTGGTCGGGGATGCAGACCAGTTGCCTCCGGTGGATTATGGGATGCCCCTCTCCACCCTCACGCAGGTGGCTCCCACGGTGTGGCTCACACAGATTTACCGTCAGGCACAGGACAGTCCGATCATCCGGGCGGCCCACCAGATCAAGAACGGTCAGGTGCCCGACTTTGCCTACCGGGAATTCAGGCACATCCCCGTGGAGAGCGACACCGGAGCCAGACGTGTGGCCCTCCTGGTGGACTCTCTGGGAGGCCCCAGAAAAGTGCAGGTGCTGACCCCCATGAAGAAAGGACCGCTTGGGGTGGTGGCCCTCAATCAGGCCTTGCAATCCATGTTCAATCCTGGCTCTGAAGGGACAAGGGTCGGAGAATACCTGCTCAGGGTCGGGGACATCGTGGTGCAGACCAAAAACGATTACCAGAATGAGGTTTTCAACGGCACGCTCGGTCTGGTGATCCGCGAGGGAAGCGGCAAGGTCCAGATTGATTTTGAAGGCAATGTGGTGGAGATGTCCGGCGCAGAAATCTACCACCTGCATCTGGGTTATGCGCTTACGGTGCACCGCTCACAGGGCAGTGAGTGGGACACGGTGGTCAGCGTGCTGCACGACACCCACTACAACATGCTCTCCAGAGAACTGGCCTACACCGCTGTCACCCGTGCAAAAAACACTTTTGTGGCCGTGGGAACGGAAAACGCCTGGTCCATTGCCTCCACCCGCAGACGTGAAGTCCGTTACTCCGGCCTGCTGGACCGCATCAAAAAAATCCTCGGGTGA
- a CDS encoding MFS transporter, which translates to MKSSPASPPSISAARFAVNMFFALNGIAFANWVVRIPDIKAELKLPPEVLGVSLLGGAIGSLCSMVFGGYLMARFGSKQVTTLAGVLTFLSLMLPGYATNAWTLFAALFFYGAFNGLMDVSMNDQASINEKQHGRSIMSSFHGVFSLGGLIGSLIGGWLSSLHVPVSLHLTSIGLVLVLLVLLSSRWLIPTTPHPEEAHTEPVFIRPAPSLWIIGIMAFCVMLGEGGMADWSTVYLRENIQASETQSAIGYGAFSGLMMLGRFLGDGLINRFGSRTIVGWGGAIMTLGLVLGLTVNTLPAVIVGFACVGLGCSALFPCFLSSASRNPDMRPASAITAVATMAYFGFLVGPPLLGLVAGQVGLRAALFIIAAAGLFILLNHRRVQG; encoded by the coding sequence GTGAAGTCTTCCCCGGCATCTCCTCCCTCGATCTCTGCTGCCCGTTTTGCCGTCAACATGTTTTTTGCCCTGAACGGGATTGCCTTTGCCAACTGGGTGGTGCGCATTCCAGACATCAAGGCAGAATTGAAACTTCCTCCTGAAGTTCTGGGGGTTTCCCTGCTGGGAGGTGCGATTGGCTCCCTTTGCAGCATGGTGTTCGGGGGGTACCTGATGGCCCGGTTTGGCAGCAAACAGGTGACCACCCTTGCAGGCGTGCTCACATTTCTGTCCCTGATGCTGCCTGGGTATGCCACAAATGCCTGGACACTTTTTGCTGCGCTGTTCTTTTATGGGGCGTTCAATGGGCTCATGGACGTGTCCATGAATGATCAGGCGTCCATCAATGAAAAACAGCATGGTCGCAGCATCATGAGTTCCTTTCACGGGGTGTTCAGCCTTGGGGGCCTGATCGGGTCGCTGATTGGAGGGTGGCTTTCCAGCCTGCATGTCCCGGTCAGCCTGCACCTGACCAGCATAGGATTGGTGCTGGTGTTGTTGGTGCTGCTGTCCAGCCGATGGCTCATCCCGACCACCCCCCATCCTGAGGAGGCCCACACGGAACCTGTGTTCATCCGTCCTGCGCCCTCTTTGTGGATCATTGGCATCATGGCGTTCTGTGTGATGCTGGGTGAGGGGGGCATGGCCGACTGGAGCACTGTTTATCTGCGGGAAAACATTCAGGCCAGTGAAACCCAGAGTGCCATTGGTTATGGGGCATTTTCAGGGCTGATGATGCTGGGGCGCTTTCTGGGGGATGGTCTGATCAACCGTTTTGGGTCCCGCACCATTGTGGGCTGGGGTGGGGCAATCATGACCCTGGGTCTGGTGCTGGGATTAACCGTCAACACCCTGCCTGCGGTGATTGTGGGCTTTGCCTGTGTGGGGCTGGGGTGTTCTGCTCTTTTCCCCTGCTTCCTGTCCAGTGCCAGCCGAAACCCGGACATGCGGCCCGCGAGTGCCATCACTGCTGTGGCAACCATGGCCTATTTTGGTTTTCTGGTCGGACCTCCCCTGCTGGGGCTGGTGGCCGGACAGGTGGGCCTGCGGGCCGCACTGTTCATCATTGCTGCTGCAGGGCTTTTCATCCTGCTCAACCACCGCCGGGTTCAGGGCTGA
- a CDS encoding DUF5680 domain-containing protein — MNLETFIVQAKTHTYAGNGIKSLSYRPCSHDLQYQNGDYAYMDSYFGGRDFLGQEVVYYRRSPIWAMNYYGRILKPDLITPAEAGTIIKTALTELYQEGRFLGGFKCHHIWGLYIDSNAGNYESFTGYEWIEVQGVKAYELHYHGGMVKHE; from the coding sequence ATGAATCTGGAAACGTTTATTGTGCAGGCCAAAACCCACACCTACGCAGGGAATGGCATCAAAAGCCTCTCCTACCGTCCCTGCTCCCATGACCTGCAATACCAGAACGGAGATTACGCCTACATGGACAGTTACTTCGGTGGCCGCGACTTCCTCGGACAGGAAGTGGTCTACTACCGCAGAAGCCCCATCTGGGCCATGAATTATTACGGACGCATCCTCAAACCCGACCTGATCACCCCCGCCGAAGCCGGAACCATCATCAAAACTGCCCTCACCGAGCTCTATCAGGAAGGGCGCTTCCTGGGGGGGTTCAAATGCCACCACATCTGGGGCCTGTACATCGACAGCAACGCAGGAAATTACGAAAGCTTCACTGGATACGAATGGATTGAGGTGCAGGGGGTCAAGGCTTATGAACTGCATTACCACGGGGGCATGGTCAAACACGAGTGA
- a CDS encoding tellurite resistance TerB family protein gives MGLFDLFRGDKGETMTPHLAFAVSMIYMMAADGEFQNEEVGHLLSVLGGESENGVISVGYNNRQLLDKAFKYAQKHSVQDFIQQAAPVLTEAQKICILTNLADSLLADGKIHPAEQRMFDYILAGFHVSEQIFRPYFQVLAIKNDRSVFTNQNHPYNSPGHSVDLTKMN, from the coding sequence ATGGGTTTATTTGATCTCTTCCGTGGCGATAAAGGCGAAACCATGACCCCCCATCTGGCCTTTGCAGTGTCCATGATTTACATGATGGCCGCCGATGGCGAATTCCAGAATGAAGAAGTGGGGCACCTGCTCTCCGTGCTGGGTGGCGAATCCGAAAACGGCGTGATCAGCGTCGGGTACAACAACCGTCAACTGCTGGACAAAGCCTTCAAATACGCCCAGAAGCACAGTGTGCAGGACTTCATCCAGCAAGCTGCACCTGTCCTGACCGAAGCCCAGAAGATCTGCATCCTGACCAACCTGGCAGATTCCCTGCTGGCAGACGGCAAAATCCACCCTGCAGAGCAGCGCATGTTCGATTACATCCTGGCGGGTTTCCATGTCAGCGAACAGATTTTTCGCCCTTACTTCCAGGTGCTGGCCATCAAAAATGACCGCAGTGTGTTCACCAACCAGAACCACCCTTACAACAGCCCGGGCCACAGTGTGGACCTCACCAAGATGAATTGA
- a CDS encoding BON domain-containing protein, giving the protein MWPFGKSTADRVKDALRQTPRLENINLNVEERGGNVTISGEVPNENYHRLIEVVAEGIKGVKQVDVSQVRARQTVHATEQRASQTVSRPAANQQQATPQTASQQNIPDIDDLQQDIQNSQLAKAVLRNLEANVELKDDPIDVLQSGRSVILRGAVDSQHEFNLAEKIARGTSGVASVDTSDLKIVEQAKQKYQEAQASSKQSKPQQGYVNQPDEWYTVKAGDTLSEIAERFYGDASKESYMKIARANGISDPNLIRVGQKLQIPR; this is encoded by the coding sequence ATGTGGCCATTTGGAAAAAGCACTGCTGATCGGGTGAAAGATGCCCTGCGTCAGACCCCCCGACTCGAGAACATCAACCTGAATGTGGAAGAACGTGGAGGCAATGTCACCATCTCCGGTGAAGTGCCCAACGAAAATTATCACCGATTGATTGAGGTGGTTGCTGAAGGCATCAAAGGTGTGAAGCAGGTGGATGTTTCCCAGGTGCGGGCCAGACAGACCGTGCATGCCACCGAGCAGCGCGCAAGCCAGACGGTTTCCCGTCCTGCAGCAAACCAGCAGCAGGCCACCCCCCAGACCGCATCCCAGCAGAACATTCCTGACATCGATGACCTGCAGCAGGACATTCAGAACAGCCAGCTTGCCAAAGCTGTATTGCGCAATCTGGAAGCCAATGTGGAACTGAAAGATGATCCCATTGACGTGCTGCAGAGCGGCAGAAGTGTGATTTTGCGTGGTGCTGTGGACAGCCAGCACGAATTCAACCTCGCAGAAAAAATCGCCCGTGGTACTTCAGGGGTGGCCAGTGTGGACACTTCTGACCTGAAGATTGTGGAGCAGGCCAAACAGAAGTACCAGGAAGCCCAGGCCAGCAGCAAGCAGAGCAAACCCCAGCAGGGTTATGTCAACCAGCCTGATGAGTGGTACACCGTCAAAGCTGGAGACACCCTCTCTGAAATTGCTGAGCGTTTCTATGGGGATGCCAGCAAGGAAAGCTACATGAAAATTGCCCGGGCCAACGGCATCTCTGACCCCAACCTGATCCGGGTGGGCCAGAAACTGCAGATTCCCAGGTAA
- the prfB gene encoding peptide chain release factor 2 (programmed frameshift): MQEILDKLAALREYLDIPAKERRLRELEHELSNPELWNDQNKARQVTQESNALRKLTSTYNSLKSDAEGLSEMLEIASAEELEMLNEEVVSVEQRVDDLYKETLFTMKHADTPAIVKVKSGAGGTESMDWAGMLMRMFIRWAERRGYKVDILDIQEGEQAGISSAEFIIRGEKAYGMMAPENGVHRLVRVSPFDSNNRRHTSFASVEVVPEVPEEEINIVIPDSEVRVDVYRSQGAGGQGVNTTDSAVRVTHLPTGTIVAIQVTRSQIKNREMAFQILKQRLYDMERKKREEEEAKARGEQRKIEWGSQIRSYVMDKQYIKDHRTGLMKHNPDDVLDGDLDDLMWAGLEWLAGKRTAEEAGDDE; encoded by the exons ATGCAAGAGATTCTTGATAAGTTAGCGGCCCTCCGGGAGTATCTT GACATTCCCGCCAAGGAACGCCGCTTAAGAGAGCTGGAACACGAACTTTCGAACCCCGAACTCTGGAACGACCAGAACAAGGCGAGGCAGGTCACGCAGGAATCCAACGCCCTGCGCAAACTGACCTCCACCTACAATTCGCTGAAGAGTGACGCTGAAGGCCTCAGTGAAATGCTGGAAATTGCCTCTGCTGAAGAGCTCGAAATGCTCAACGAGGAAGTGGTGAGCGTTGAACAGCGGGTGGATGACCTCTACAAAGAGACCCTCTTCACCATGAAGCACGCCGACACCCCCGCCATCGTGAAGGTGAAATCCGGCGCGGGTGGCACCGAGTCCATGGACTGGGCAGGCATGCTGATGCGCATGTTCATCCGCTGGGCAGAACGCCGGGGCTACAAGGTGGACATCCTGGACATCCAGGAAGGCGAACAGGCCGGAATCTCCAGCGCAGAATTCATCATCCGGGGCGAGAAAGCCTACGGCATGATGGCCCCCGAAAATGGGGTGCACCGTCTGGTGCGGGTCTCCCCTTTCGACAGCAACAACCGCCGCCACACCAGTTTCGCCTCGGTGGAAGTGGTGCCCGAAGTGCCCGAAGAGGAAATCAACATCGTCATTCCCGACAGTGAAGTCCGGGTGGACGTGTACCGCTCTCAGGGAGCCGGAGGACAGGGCGTGAACACCACCGACTCCGCCGTTCGCGTGACCCATTTGCCCACCGGAACCATTGTCGCCATTCAGGTGACCCGTTCCCAGATCAAGAACCGCGAGATGGCCTTCCAGATCCTCAAGCAGCGCCTCTATGACATGGAGCGCAAGAAGCGTGAGGAGGAGGAAGCCAAAGCCCGTGGCGAACAACGCAAGATCGAATGGGGCAGCCAGATCCGCTCCTACGTGATGGACAAACAGTACATCAAAGACCACCGCACCGGTCTGATGAAACACAACCCAGACGATGTTCTGGACGGTGATTTAGACGATCTGATGTGGGCTGGTCTGGAATGGCTCGCAGGCAAACGCACCGCCGAAGAAGCCGGAGACGACGAGTAA
- a CDS encoding potassium channel family protein, whose protein sequence is MDGVYPIIGTIILFLLAWDVFATVFIPRGLSGPFTQNSHHLIWRIWCRINCTGTPAARRRLSRLGPMLVILTVIGWALLLWLGFALIFYPHASGFHHGTRSPSDWISALYVSGYSVTTLGVGDIVPKDGNMRLLMILAAGSGFILISIAVTYLLSFYAALGRVTALAYEVHRFLGKSDGYSPVDVVITAITADCIEEMKNWLADIGTTLAQVLMAEQQYTLLNYFHEPDDMALPVALTDVLELTTICRSVLSPTAYPSMANGLITAGTERLTRGYFESLARKFGGRVEVSREAIEDRHIHFDQVRAKLEQAGVQLRDREEAWAIYNTMRQGWEIPCHTIRVLFGYPGFSGLALKSE, encoded by the coding sequence ATGGACGGTGTTTATCCCATCATTGGAACCATCATTCTGTTTTTGTTGGCCTGGGATGTATTTGCCACAGTGTTCATCCCCAGGGGCCTTTCTGGACCCTTCACGCAGAACAGTCACCACCTGATCTGGCGCATCTGGTGCCGGATCAACTGCACAGGCACTCCTGCCGCCCGCCGAAGGCTGTCCCGTCTGGGACCGATGCTGGTGATCCTCACCGTGATTGGATGGGCACTTTTGCTCTGGCTGGGATTTGCCCTGATTTTTTACCCGCATGCCTCTGGGTTTCACCACGGAACCCGTTCCCCTTCAGACTGGATTTCTGCCCTGTACGTCAGTGGGTACAGTGTCACCACCCTGGGTGTGGGAGACATTGTGCCAAAAGACGGCAACATGCGGCTCCTGATGATTCTGGCAGCAGGAAGTGGTTTCATCCTGATCAGCATTGCAGTGACCTACCTGCTGTCTTTTTATGCGGCTCTGGGGCGGGTCACTGCACTGGCTTACGAGGTGCACAGGTTCCTGGGCAAATCCGATGGCTACAGTCCAGTGGATGTGGTGATCACCGCGATTACGGCAGATTGCATTGAGGAAATGAAAAACTGGCTGGCAGACATCGGCACCACGCTGGCCCAGGTCCTGATGGCAGAGCAGCAATACACCCTGCTCAATTATTTTCATGAGCCTGACGACATGGCCCTCCCGGTGGCCCTCACCGATGTGCTTGAGTTGACCACCATCTGCAGGTCGGTGCTGTCCCCAACAGCTTATCCCAGCATGGCCAACGGTCTGATCACTGCAGGCACAGAACGCCTGACCAGAGGGTATTTTGAGTCCCTGGCCCGCAAGTTTGGAGGTCGCGTGGAGGTGTCCCGTGAAGCCATTGAAGACCGACACATCCACTTTGATCAGGTCCGGGCAAAGCTGGAGCAGGCAGGCGTCCAGCTCAGGGACCGTGAAGAAGCCTGGGCCATCTACAACACAATGCGGCAGGGATGGGAAATTCCCTGCCACACCATTCGCGTGCTGTTTGGTTACCCGGGGTTTTCAGGACTGGCCCTGAAAAGCGAATGA
- a CDS encoding aminopeptidase: MFEQQFENFAEILVQVGLGLQKGQMVSISSHVGLEDFTRLVVRKAYQAGAKLVEVEYRDPELQRIRLENADPETLETVPEWYYKARLEVIEKGASLLNLSMNRPDLLKGQDQEKLTRMSQSIYPFIKPIQQRMMSDAVAWSLSVVPDQEWASKVFPELPKKEALEKLWKTILQIVRADREDPVQVWREHVKALHARKDWLNNQRFTALHFQNEHTDLTVGLAEGHLWAGGSAHADDGFDTEFVANIPTEEVFTLPDRTRIDGVVRSTFPLSVRGTVIDAFTLTFKDGRVTHAEAEHNQEVLQALLSMDEGALSLGEVALVPHSSPISQFGRPLFHGLFDENAASHVALGAGYRFCVEGGSDMNDEQFKAAGGNVSQVHEDFMIGSKDMQVTGITQDGKRIPVMQEGEWAFD; this comes from the coding sequence ATGTTTGAACAGCAATTCGAGAACTTTGCAGAGATTCTGGTGCAGGTCGGTCTGGGGCTCCAGAAAGGCCAGATGGTGTCCATTTCCAGCCATGTGGGCCTGGAGGATTTCACCCGGCTGGTGGTCAGGAAGGCCTACCAGGCAGGGGCGAAGTTGGTGGAGGTGGAATACCGCGACCCCGAGTTGCAGCGCATCCGTCTGGAGAATGCAGATCCTGAAACGCTGGAGACCGTGCCGGAGTGGTACTACAAGGCCAGGCTGGAGGTCATTGAGAAGGGGGCGTCTTTGCTGAACCTCTCGATGAACCGTCCAGACCTGCTGAAGGGTCAGGATCAGGAGAAACTGACCCGCATGTCCCAGTCGATCTATCCTTTCATCAAGCCCATCCAGCAGCGCATGATGTCCGATGCAGTGGCATGGTCCCTGAGTGTGGTTCCAGATCAGGAGTGGGCCAGCAAGGTCTTTCCAGAACTGCCGAAAAAGGAAGCCCTGGAGAAGCTCTGGAAGACCATCTTGCAGATTGTGCGTGCAGATCGGGAAGATCCTGTGCAGGTGTGGCGTGAGCATGTGAAGGCCCTGCATGCCCGCAAAGACTGGCTGAACAATCAGCGTTTTACAGCCCTGCACTTCCAGAACGAGCACACAGACCTCACTGTCGGTCTGGCAGAAGGTCACCTGTGGGCCGGAGGCTCTGCCCATGCCGATGATGGCTTTGACACCGAATTTGTGGCCAACATCCCCACCGAGGAGGTCTTTACGCTGCCGGACCGCACCCGCATTGATGGGGTGGTCCGCAGCACCTTCCCGCTCAGTGTGCGTGGAACGGTGATTGATGCCTTCACCCTGACCTTCAAAGATGGCCGGGTGACCCATGCAGAGGCAGAGCACAACCAGGAGGTTTTGCAGGCCCTGCTCAGCATGGATGAGGGAGCCCTCTCCCTGGGCGAGGTGGCCCTGGTGCCACACTCCTCCCCCATCTCACAGTTTGGTCGCCCACTCTTTCATGGTCTGTTCGATGAGAATGCCGCCAGTCATGTTGCGCTGGGGGCCGGATACCGCTTCTGCGTGGAAGGCGGCAGCGACATGAACGACGAGCAGTTCAAGGCTGCTGGGGGGAACGTCAGTCAGGTGCACGAGGATTTCATGATCGGTTCGAAAGACATGCAGGTCACAGGAATCACCCAGGATGGCAAGAGGATACCTGTGATGCAGGAGGGCGAATGGGCCTTTGATTGA